The following are encoded in a window of Lampris incognitus isolate fLamInc1 chromosome 15, fLamInc1.hap2, whole genome shotgun sequence genomic DNA:
- the fermt1 gene encoding fermitin family homolog 1 yields MITQAEYGSTSWELSVHVDQRHGDESMKFKLRVQGDLHIGGLMLKLVEKIKAPQDWSDHALWWESRNCWLLKTHWTLDKYGIQADADLHYTPQHKPLLIQLPNMKTIKMTVGFSSVVFKTVAEICRVLNIRRSEELSLLKPEDDLSKRKKKKEKDPLLDDVLDMDVLSGGPGGKGGPMYSKTMMATYDPENGMPVSATSLWFGDNSLTTSQPNLPPAELAKMYQSLSLVDKTVINSGWLDSSRSLMEQGIHHDDRLLLRFKYHLFFDLNPKYDAVRITQLYEQARWSILLEEIDCTEEEMLMFASLQYHICKLTLSSEPLDYSNEPEIDEVEAALSNLEVTLEGGNSDRILEDITDIPELADSLRLFRPKRLTLRPYKEYWFVFKDTTISYYKNKEASSGEPIEQLHLRGCEVVPDVNVTDKKFGIKLLLPVADGMNEVYIRCDNETQYAKWKAACILASKGKTMAYSSYRSEVKNIQSFLQMKSLAPPPGQTSPNPEAMEMNAECFVSPRYSKKQKTKQLTARILEAHQNIARLSLMDAKMRFIQAWQSLPEFGIKYYIVRFRGSKKDEILGISYNRLIRIDMASGLPVTTWRFANMKQWNVNWEIRQVAIEFDQNVTIAFSCVSCDCKVVHEFIGGYIFLSTRSKDQNETLDEELFHKLTGGQE; encoded by the exons ATGATCACACAAGCAGAGTATGGCAGCACATCATGGGAGCTGTCTGTGCACGTGGATCAGCGACATGGTGATGAGTCCATGAAATTCAAGCTGAGGGTGCAGGGGGACTTGCACATCGGAGGCCTCATGTTAAAGCTGGTGGAGAAGATca AGGCTCCTCAGGACTGGTCCGACCATGCCCTGTGGTGGGAGAGCAGGAACTGTTGGCTGCTGAAGACACACTGGACCCTTGACAAGTACGGGATTCAG GCTGATGCTGACCTCCACTACACACCCCAGCACAAACCCCTTTTGATACAGCTGCCCAACATGAAGACCATCAAAATGACTGTCGGCTTCTCCAGCGTGGTCTTCAAGACAGTGGCGGAGATCTGTCGAGTGCTTA ACATCAGAAGATCAGAGGAGCTGTCCCTGCTGAAGCCTGAAGATGACTTGtccaaaaggaagaagaagaaagaaaaggacCCACTTCTGGATGACGTCTTGGACAtggatgtcctcagtggaggaccaGGAGGAAAAG GAGGCCCCATGTACAGTAAGACAATGATGGCAACCTATGACCCAGAGAATGGGATGCCAGTATCTGCCACAAGTCTTTGGTTTGGAGACAACTCTCTGACCACCAGCCAGCCCAATCTGCCCCCGGCAGAGCTGGCTAAGATGTACCAGTCACTCTCACTAGTGGACAAAACTGTTATCAATTCAGG TTGGCTAGACTCATCCCGTTCTTTGATGGAGCAAGGTATTCACCATGATGACAGGCTCTTGCTACGCTTCAAGTACCACCTCTTCTTCGACCTCAATCCTAAG tatgatgCTGTCAGGATAACCCAGCTGTATGAGCAGGCTCGCTGGTCCATCCTGCTGGAGGAGATAGACTGTACTGAGGAGGAGATGCTGATGTTTGCGTCACTGCAG TATCACATCTGTAAACTGACCCTGTCGAGTGAACCGCTGGACTACTCCAACGAACCCGAGATAGATGAAGTTGAGGCTGCTCTATCGAATCTGGAGGTGACACTCGAAGGAGGAAATTCAGACAGGATTCTG GAAGACATAACAGACATTCCAGAGCTGGCGGATTCTCTCCGGCTGTTTAG GCCCAAACGGTTGACACTGCGACCATATAAAGAGTACTGGTTCGTATTCAAGGATACCACCATCTCTTACTACAAGAACAAGGAGGCCTCCAGTGGCGAACCAATCGAGCAGCTTCATCTCCGAG GCTGTGAAGTTGTCCCCGATGTCAACGTGACTGACAAGAAGTTTGGTATCAAGCTACTACTCCCAGTCGCTGATGGGATGAATGAAGTCTATATCCGATGTGACAAC GAAACACAATACGCCAAGTGGAAAGCTGCATGTATCTTGGCCTCGAAAGGGAAGACAATGGCCTACAGCTCCTACAGGTCAGAGGTCAAGAACATTCAGTCCTTCCTACAAATGAAGAGCCTAGCGCCCCCTCCTGGCCAGACATCCCCCAACCCTGAAGCCATGGAGATGAATGCTGAGTGTTTTGTCTCCCCACGCTACAGCAAAAAGCAGAAGACCAAACAG CTGACGGCACGCATCCTGGAGGCCCATCAGAACATAGCACGGTTGTCCTTGATGGATGCTAAGATGCGCTTTATCCAGGCCTGGCAGTCGCTGCCAGAGTTTGGTATCAAGTATTATATTGTCAG ATTTCGAGGCAGTAAGAAGGACGAGATTCTTGGTATCTCTTACAATCGCCTGATCCGTATTGACATGGCCTCTGGCCTGCCGGTCACCACGTGGAGGTTCGCCAACATGAAGCAGTGGAACGTCAActgggagatcagacag GTGGCCATAGAGTTTGACCAAAACGTGACAATAGCCTTCTCCTGCGTGAGCTGTGACTGTAAGGTGGTGCATGAGTTCATTGGCGGTTACATCTTCCTTTCCACACGCTCCAAAGACCAGAATGAAACGCTAGATGAAGAGCTGTTCCACAAACTCACTGGAGGCCAGGAATGA